The DNA region GGATGGACCTGGGCAGCCCCGGGCTGCTCCCAGCTCTCGCCTGGAGGAGCATCACTGATGCCACTGCCGCCAGTCCCTGCCACACCGGCTGCGAAAGCCTCCGGCTTTTCCCCGGCCCTGGTTTCCCTCCCAGGCTGAGCCATCCCGCCAGCTCGGCTGTCCATTAGTGCAGATCCAGACCTGCCTGTGGCGCGAGCCTGGGGACACGGGTGGACGCCGCGGCCCTGTGGATGCGGGGAGGCGGCAGCTGCCTTTTGCAAAGCCAGGGAGGGCGCACGCAGTAGAGCTGCGCAGACATTTCACTCCGTTCAGTACCTCTCATTTCTTGTTTGGCAGCAGATGGACCGTCCCACGCGGCGCAATGACAACGCGCCAGAGGAGAGACCGCGCGAGCACGCAGGGACCTGCCTCCGAAAAGCCAGCTGCACCGGCGGGACCTGCCTGCCGCGGAGAGCAGCAGCTCGGGATGAACGTGGGGTTTCACGTCCCTGCTAGCGCAgccaggctgcagggcagaggcgAGGGCGCTGCCCGGCCCGAGCGAGAGGGCAACGCGCTGGGCGCTGCACGGGCCACGCTGCTCAGCCCAGACGTTAGGCCATAGCGGTAACAGTCTCGTATCAGGATACTTAACCAGGCACAGATTGTGGCAAAATACTGATTGCAACTAAACAGACCCCTCCTCGCATCCGGGGAACTGGAAAGGCCAATTGCACATTAGCCCGACCAATTGCTTCCAGCCCGGCCTTCCTGAGCAGGCTCTTTGCTGAGCTCTTAGCGCGACAGCCGCTGCCTTCATCCTGCGCCGGGGGGGCCTGAGGCGACAAAGCCGAGCCACAGAAACCTCTTCGTTTCCGTTTTCTTTGTTAGAGCTTGTGAAGGGCCCAGAGCTCCCCTCCCCTCGCTGTGCAACCCGGAGAAGCCACCAGAGTTGCACGGCCTCGGCCTCATTAGCGCCTGCTCATAATTGCCTTCCCAGAGTACCTGAGCAGGGAGGCTCGCGCCCCAGCCCGGCGCACTCGGCCTCACCACTCGTTCGGCTAAACTTGCAAGGATTTGGCAAGTCAGGTAAAAACTTGCAGCCCCAAAGTCACTGTTTGCGTTGCCGTCCGATCCTCGACCGTGCCCGTGGTGCGACGGCACGCACCGCAGCGAGCGCGGGAGTCGGGGCACGGCGCTGCGGGTCGCTCTCGCCCGCGGAGGCCACGGCCTTCCCGGCTACGCGGGCAAGGACGAAGCAGGAGCTCTGCTCCCgctgggcagagcagcagccgGGAAAGGACTGCTGAACTCTGCAGCTGTGACCGACAGAAAACCTCGCACCCGAGGGGAAGAGCAAGTGGAGACGCTGCGGAGCGACGTGTCCCGAGTGCGCTCAGCACCcaggagggaggaggcaggaaggACTGAATAAAACAGGGTGCGGCGCACTTGTGCCGCAAACTCGCAAGAAAATCCACATAAAGCAGGGGGCAGAGGAGCCTGCACAGGACAGAGTATTTCTCTTAGAGCAGATACCTCACCCAGGGCGTCAGGCTGCCCAGGAGAGCTCGGCGGCAGCTGCGGTCAGGCAGGGCACGGGGAACCACCAGCCGCCGGCCCGGGCAGCGGCAGGCGTTCTCGGGCAACGCGGTAGCTTCTGCCCGGGGAGAagccgctctgccggcgcggagaCGCGGGGCATCAAGGCACGGGGGAGCCCAGGCGAGAGGCAGGAGCCGAACCAGGTCCTGGCCTTGCCCTGCCCGCTGCCACTCAGCACAAGGACGGCTGCGATTAGCAGGGCCGGGCTTGGGAAATGCCCCCAGCAAGGAGGGGAGCAAATGGTTTTCCACCGAAGAGTCAAGCTGCCGGGGGGAGCTGGAGGCATTAGGAGCagctggggggcaggaagctgcGTGTCTCCCACCGCAAGGGGGTTGGTCCGGGCGGGAGAAGACCTGGCCCCAAGGGAAGCAGCCCAGGGTCTCGTTGGTGTCGCtcggagaagaggaagaagagcggACTGACGCAGGGTCGGCTTTGAGGAGGTCTTAGCCCCGGTCCCCAGTTACACACGGCACCGAAGCAGCGTGCAGGACACGGAGAAGCGAGGTCCGGCCGCGCGGCTTGGCCGGGAGACGGGGAAGCGGCTGGTGCGGCCCCGAGGCGAGGGCTCGCCCCGCGCGCCGCTCACTGATCCCACGGCCTCGCGGACGCGGGCGACACGTGCCGGATCTGGGGGCCGCGACTGCACGTGACCTGCTTCACCGCGAGGGCCGGGATGGGCACAGTGAGGCAGATGGGTCTCAGGTCCCTCTCggccatctcctcctcctccttctcctcctcctcagcggGAAGGCAGGGCCCTCGCTTCTCGCTGCCGCCACCCCTGACGGTCACACCTGGGGCCGGCTCAATGGAGTCCAGCAAGGCACCCGGCtgccagggcacagggctgctgaTCTTCTTCGGAGGCGGCGGGAGATGTTCTCCTCTTGCGGCTCCCACCTCTCGGAGGAGCTTTGAGCCGCTGAGCTCTGATCCCCGGCTGCCAAATTTCTGACTCTCCTGACTGCGCCCGGGGGCAGCCTGGGGACCTTCGCGCCTCCTGGCTCCCACGTCCGGGTCCAGCACCTCCACCTGGGGCCTGATCCAGTGCTTGGGCAGGCAGGCTCGGTCCAGCCTGGAGATTCCTGGGACAGTCCCAAACTTCTCGTATTTTCCCTCCTTGCTGCATGAGGGCCTCCCAGTCTGGATCTTTATCACGTTGTTGGAAGATGGAGGCTTGGGACTGCTAACCTTCCCCACGGAGCTCTCCTCCAAGTCCACGTGGGAGAGCTGCTGCTGAAGCCGTTCCTCCTCCGACCCCTGCAGGGGCTCGTCCACGCTCTCGAGGCTGGGCAAGCGCTGCGGCCCCTCGTGGGGCTCGTGAGAAGGCCTTGCCCtggctgggcagagagagcacGGCTGAGGAAGCAGGACACGGCGATCCGGGGGAGATTGTCTCCTCGAAAGCCGGGGAACGGGCAGCTGCTCGTACTGCAGCAGAGGCAGGCAGGAAAGCGATGGCACTCCGTGGGGCTCCAAGCAGAGCTCAGCCTCTTCAGGCAGGAGACCGTCGGTGCCCGAGGCCGGTTCAGAGCACAGGGTCCTTATGGCAGAGGGGGGGCTCCGGACTCGTGCAGCCGGAGAGGGATTGCTGCTTTTGGCGCTGACCGCAGCCCCCCAGCCGCAGGACCTGCACGCTTGTACCTGCCCCGGGAAGGGACG from Apteryx mantelli isolate bAptMan1 chromosome 5, bAptMan1.hap1, whole genome shotgun sequence includes:
- the C5H2orf81 gene encoding uncharacterized protein C2orf81 homolog, whose amino-acid sequence is MSSRERTSSRSRVEKSRPLTAVAPQVEIVPGRLTESEWLSLVAAEEGEEEAGDIFAEFLDHVMDECYKVYLARQRVPFTVSQAKDAFLQITEWRFLTRDEGELNVEEDATWQEDDEPEPHVTDSWAQGSVPVVQEHLSPSPDETEVQACRSCGWGAAVSAKSSNPSPAARVRSPPSAIRTLCSEPASGTDGLLPEEAELCLEPHGVPSLSCLPLLQYEQLPVPRLSRRQSPPDRRVLLPQPCSLCPARARPSHEPHEGPQRLPSLESVDEPLQGSEEERLQQQLSHVDLEESSVGKVSSPKPPSSNNVIKIQTGRPSCSKEGKYEKFGTVPGISRLDRACLPKHWIRPQVEVLDPDVGARRREGPQAAPGRSQESQKFGSRGSELSGSKLLREVGAARGEHLPPPPKKISSPVPWQPGALLDSIEPAPGVTVRGGGSEKRGPCLPAEEEEKEEEEMAERDLRPICLTVPIPALAVKQVTCSRGPQIRHVSPASARPWDQ